A genomic region of Bactrocera dorsalis isolate Fly_Bdor chromosome 3, ASM2337382v1, whole genome shotgun sequence contains the following coding sequences:
- the LOC125777580 gene encoding uncharacterized protein LOC125777580, with the protein MADLMWLDNVSKEQLISFAQSLGVDHIGTTREIRKRITTLAAKAHGDPKVEEQFLKMEAAYKAGEIASRDEGDQKTTFPADQDRGTASTFAESSRLQPPQINRLLQQNHIVTFAPIIDQVGKWSVKYDGGRDPLAFVERLEELSEVYMVNMDILPTAMPELLCGTALQWYRNNNEHWESWTTFKKDFLRFFLPARYFERLEDNIRQRRQHVREKYKDYVLAMQSLMRHVGYKPEERLERIFRNSHTDYLLYIQRRDFETLAELITLTEEYEGIYEGQRRGVEPPRREMTRHITGDHEVRNVSRPLPRPPQHHATVEAHRQQPSTSRTFSPGNICFRCGQEGHYARKCRNPKKLCCRECGRADVLTKECCHKQQGNDQGFRQRQGAANPRDSAPNNQ; encoded by the coding sequence ATGGCAGATCTCATGTGGTTAGACAACGTGTCCAAGGAGCAACTAATCTCCTTCGCACAGAGTCTGGGAGTTGACCACATAGGCACCACGCGGGAGATTCGTAAGCGCATAACTACATTGGCAGCCAAGGCGCACGGAGACccgaaagtagaagaacaatttttaaaaatggaagctGCATACAAAGCAGGTGAGATCGCTTCACGAGACGAAGGCGATCAGAAGACAACCTTCCCAGCCGATCAAGACAGAGGGACCGCGAGCACTTTCGCGGAATCATCACGGCTACAGCCGCCACAAATCAACAGGTTACTTCAACAGAACCACATTGTTACATTCGCACCCATCATCGACCAGGTGGGGAAGTGGTCCGTGAAATACGACGGCGGGCGAGACCCATTAGCGTTTGTCGAGAGATTAGAAGAGCTCTCCGAAGTGTACATGGTGAATATGGACATTCTTCCAACAGCCATGCCCGAATTATTGTGCGGTACCGCTCTCCAATGGTATCGCAACAATAACGAACATTGGGAGAGTTGGACAACCTTCAAAAAGGACTTTCTGCGCTTCTTCCTACCAGCACGTTACTTCGAACGCCTCGAAGATAACATACGGCAGCGAAGACAACACGTTCGAGAAAAATACAAGGACTACGTTCTAGCTATGCAGAGCTTAATGCGACACGTTGGGTATAAACCGGAAGAGCGACTGGAAAGAATTTTTCGGAATAGTCACACCGATTATTTGCTCTACATTCAGCGGCGAGATTTCGAGACGCTGGCCGAACTCATCACACTGACAGAAGAGTACGAAGGGATATATGAAGGACAACGACGAGGAGTAGAGCCACCTCGACGCGAGATGACGAGACACATCACAGGTGACCACGAGGTGAGAAATGTAAGTAGGCCGTTACCACGTCCACCACAACACCACGCAACGGTAGAGGCGCATCGCCAGCAACCATCTACGAGTAGAACCTTTAGCCCTGGAAATATATGCTTCAGATGCGGTCAGGAAGGTCACTATGCTAGGAAATGCCGTAATCCCAAGAAATTGTGTTGCAGGGAGTGTGGCCGAGCGGATGTGCTAACGAAAGAATGTTGTCATAAACAACAGGGAAACGACCAAGGGTTTCGCCAAAGACAAGGCGCGGCGAACCCACGGGACTCAGCGCCGAACAACCAATAA